A window of the Citrus sinensis cultivar Valencia sweet orange chromosome 9, DVS_A1.0, whole genome shotgun sequence genome harbors these coding sequences:
- the LOC127900024 gene encoding UPF0481 protein At3g47200-like, protein MAMRALEERARKRYGGSTSLNRDEFVQMMLLDGCFIFEVIRKFSRHLREYDDPKHLREDDDPNFKLSRILFLIARDMILLENQLPFFVLWKFFIMTEMPNDPRNESFLVMIPRFFNVILPGNGFPRDAIDRVNDYPINEIKHLVHLIHDIWLPSPAGIKAYGKHSTQYSYGSFIRSATEYREAGIQFRERENLGDSLFDIKFKNRVMEIPYLEIDDATETIFQNLFAYEIWSRDTNPKHVIDYVRFLHCLINSSKDAELLRRRGIIDSSFGDDEVIATLMHKLGDGLVFSDEQFYYGDVFHKMALHCSRPRNQWMAALRRRLENLRAWLRHNYFSTGLAIISFVGAVVLLLLTLLQALFAVLSYYQQAPSH, encoded by the coding sequence ATGGCCATGAGGGCATTGGAAGAAAGAGCTCGAAAGCGTTATGGAGGGTCCACAAGTTTAAACAGAGATGAGTTTGTGCAAATGATGCTTCTCGATGGTTGCTTTATTTTTGAGGTTATTCGCAAGTTTTCTCGACACTTGAGGGAATATGATGACCCAAAACACTTGAGAGAAGATGATGACCCAAATTTTAAACTGAGTCGGATATTATTTCTCATAGCCCGTGATATGATTTTGCTTGAGAATCAACTtccattttttgttctttggaAGTTCTTTATCATGACTGAGATGCCTAATGATCCAAGGAATGAAAGCTTTCTTGTCATGATCCCGCGTTTTTTCAATGTCATATTACCCGGAAACGGCTTTCCAAGAGATGCTATTGATCGAGTTAATGATTATCCCATAAATGAAATCAAACATCTAGTCCATTTGATACACGATATTTGGCTTCCATCACCTGCAGGAATTAAAGCATATGGGAAACATAGCACACAATATAGCTACGGGAGCTTCATTCGTTCTGCCACAGAGTATCGAGAGGCTGGAATCCAGTTCCGGGAGAGAGAGAACCTTGGAGATTCCTTGTTCGATATTAAGTTCAAAAATCGGGTAATGGAGATCCCATACTTGGAAATTGATGATGCTACAGAAACTATTTTTCAGAATCTCTTTGCATATGAGATTTGGTCCCGGGACACAAATCCGAAGCATGTAATAGATTATGTACGATTCCTGCACTGCCTCATCAACTCTTCAAAGGATGCTGAATTACTTCGTCGTCGTGGAATAATTGATAGTTCGTTCGGAGATGATGAAGTTATTGCGACCTTAATGCACAAGCTTGGTGATGGTCTTGTATTCAGTGATGAGCAGTTCTATTACGGTGACGTTTTTCACAAAATGGCTTTGCATTGCAGCAGGCCTCGTAATCAGTGGATGGCCGCGTTGAGGCGGCGTCTTGAAAACTTGAGGGCCTGGTTGAGGCACAATTATTTCAGCACTGGATTGGCAATCATATCCTTTGTTGGTGCTGTTGTCCTTCTTCTCCTAACGTTGCTGCAAGCTCTGTTTGCAGTTCTTTCTTATTATCAACAAGCGCCAAGTCATTGA